In the genome of Vicia villosa cultivar HV-30 ecotype Madison, WI linkage group LG7, Vvil1.0, whole genome shotgun sequence, one region contains:
- the LOC131620903 gene encoding protein REVEILLE 1-like isoform X2 gives MAEPGEKSKINRDTNGNDTTLVESIEIPPPRPKRKPIHPYPRKLVEMPKNEISNLEQPLMSNSLASLDFGQENSSPKSVLSAVASETLGFSDSDTPTGSLSPASSISAVETRRFPLLETKSSSSEEDMSLQIDELNADSAHDEQPIMKPEPFLKECVVTNDEATEESPCRTLKLFGATLVVKDTCQPSSASTDTSKPILALHQQLQGESSDIGVATVVPWWTLSHSSAVNKEPEEKHQHSNHAECEDKEIQKEGSSCAGSNNTSSINDGESNERSEDQAKSDHVQYLVGQSETVRLRTFGRGFVPYKRCMAERESHSSTVRDERREHQRIRLSL, from the exons ATGGCCGAGCCTGGCGAAAAATCGAAG ATCAATCGAGACACCAATGGGAACGACACAACATTGGTGGAGTCAATTGAAATTCCACCTCCACGACCGAAGCGGAAGCCGATTCATCCTTACCCTCGTAAACTAGTAGAGATGCCGAAGAATGAAATCTCCAACTTGGAACAGCCACTGATGTCTAATTCTCTCGCGTCGTTAGATTTTGGTCAAGAAAATAGCTCGCCCAAGTCGGTACTATCTGCAGTTGCTTCTGAGACCCTTGGTTTCTCGGATTCAGATACTCCAACCGGAAGTTTGTCGCCTGCCTCATCCATCAGTGCCGTCGAAACCAGAAGATTTCCACTTCTTGAGACCAAATCTTCATCATCTGAAGAAGATATGTCTCTGCAAATAGATGAACTGAATGCTGATTCAGCACATGATGAGCAACCTATAATG AAACCTGAGCCTTTCTTGAAAGAATGTGTCGTTACTAACGACGAAGCAACAGAAGAATCACCTTGTCGAACTCTCAAACTTTTTGGAGCAACTCTAGTAGTAAAAGATACATGTCAACCTTCATCTGCATCAACGGACACATCCAAGCCGATACTTGCTTTGCATCAGCAACTTCAGGGTGAAAGTTCTGATATTGGTGTTGCAACTGTTGTTCCTTGGTGGACTCTTTCCCACAGTTCAGCCGTTAACAAAGAACCAGAAGAGAAACATCAACATTCAAATCACGCAGAAtgtgaagataaagaaattcaaaaGGAAGGATCTTCTTGCGCTGGTTCTAATAACACTAGTTCAATCAATGATGGAGAAAGCAATGAAAGATCTGAAGATCAAGCCAAAAGTGATCATGTGCAGTACCTTGTTGGCCAAAGTGAAACAGTGAGACTTAGAACATTTGGGAGAGGGTTTGTGCCATATAAAAGATGCATGGCAGAAAGAGAAAGCCATAGTTCAACAGTAAGAGATGAGAGGAGGGAACATCAACGTATAAGGCTTTCTTTATAG
- the LOC131619391 gene encoding uncharacterized protein LOC131619391, whose translation MANNNIPSPDPFVLEQLIEDSSRELTNRRRQERAFAGQRQQIQHIQHVHDLQQVQNVEQTHPEGQVQNGEDGQTRPQTEPDQLQVVNETDTRDGQPASSFTHTSGRRRSRSPDEEEQINIPEGADPTAILLLKELQKTNRLIRLQGDRIHDLERKRRYRSPQRRRHRSRSYSSSRSPPRRNRKRSPSRSRSPSRRNRRQRSYSRSPPRKTRKNQKPETTEAKSLSPEQEHRGPSKAVQKVREHSPKDSRKISGKARTKSQRGRHSNSPEPSDEEDFRSPLSEQIRRVRLPRGMEKPPALDHYDGTTDPDDHIRSIEAVMDYHVDLFLSHFTASRRQPKSEANLEAVIQGSTNL comes from the exons ATGGCCAACAACAACATACCTAGTCCTGATCCCTTCGTCCTGGAACAACTGATTGAAGATTCCAGCCGCGAACTGACGAATCGCCGTCGGCAAGAACGTGCTTTTGCCGGACAGAGGCAACAGATTCAGCACATTCAACATGTGCACGACCTTCAACAAGTCCAGAACGTCGAACAAACCCATCCTGAAGGACAAgttcagaacggggaagacggGCAGACCCGGCCCCAGACTGAACCAGACCAGCTCCAAGTGGTGAATGAAACTGATACCCGAGACGGGCAACCCGCTTCCTCGTTCACCCACACCTCTGGCAGACGAAGAAGCCGTAGCCCAGACGAGGAGGAACAGATCAACATTCCCGAGGGCGCTGATCCAACCGCCATCCTCCTACTCAAGGAGCTGCAGAAAACCAACCGCCTCATCCGCCTACAGGGCGACCGCATCCACGAcctggaaaggaagcgacgataTCGCTCCCCCCAACGGAGACGCCATCGGTCACGTTCCTATTCCTCTTCGCGGTCTCCTCCGAGGAGAAATCGCAAGCGCAGTCCATCTAGGTCTCGCTCCCCCTCGAGAAGAAACCGGCGCCAGCGGTCttattcccgctctccacctcGAAAGACTCGGAAGAATCAGAAACCTGAAACCACTGAAGCCAAGAGTCTCTCACCCGAGCAGGAGCACCGAGGCCCCTCCAAAGCCGTGCAGAAAGTCCGCGAGCATTCTCCAAAAGACAGCCGCAAAATCTCGGGCAAAGCACGCACTAAATCCCAGCGGGGCAGACATTCAAACTCCCCTGAGCCTAGCGACGAAGAAGATTTCCGCAGTCCCTTGTCCGAGCAAATCCGGCGTGTTCGTCTCCcccgggggatggaaaaaccaccagcCTTGGACCACTATGACGGGACCACCGACCCCGATGACCACATAAGGAGCATCGAAGCTGTCATGGACTACCATGTG GATCTTTTCCTAAGCCACTTCACCGCGTCTCGTCGGCAACCGAAATCAGAAGCGAATCTTGAGGCAGTAATCCAAGGTTCAACGAATCTTTGA
- the LOC131620903 gene encoding protein REVEILLE 1-like isoform X1, with amino-acid sequence MAILGQKDGMDSVIHVHKLLDQFSCGNDHALKVRKPYTITKQREKWTDEEHKKFLEALKLYGRAWRKIEEHVGTKTAVQIRSHAQKFFSKINRDTNGNDTTLVESIEIPPPRPKRKPIHPYPRKLVEMPKNEISNLEQPLMSNSLASLDFGQENSSPKSVLSAVASETLGFSDSDTPTGSLSPASSISAVETRRFPLLETKSSSSEEDMSLQIDELNADSAHDEQPIMKPEPFLKECVVTNDEATEESPCRTLKLFGATLVVKDTCQPSSASTDTSKPILALHQQLQGESSDIGVATVVPWWTLSHSSAVNKEPEEKHQHSNHAECEDKEIQKEGSSCAGSNNTSSINDGESNERSEDQAKSDHVQYLVGQSETVRLRTFGRGFVPYKRCMAERESHSSTVRDERREHQRIRLSL; translated from the exons ATGGCTATTCTG GGTCAAAAAGACGGAATGGATTCTGTTATACATGTACACAAACTACTTGATCAATTTTCATGTGGAAATGACCATGCTTTGAAG gTAAGGAAACCATATACTATCACAAAGCAGAGAGAGAAGTGGACAGATGAAGAACATAAGAAGTTCCTTGAAGCTTTAAAGTTGTATGGCCGAGCCTGGCGAAAAATCGAAG AACATGTTGGCACAAAGACTGCTGTGCAGATTCGAAGTCATGCTCAGAAGTTTTTTTCTAAG ATCAATCGAGACACCAATGGGAACGACACAACATTGGTGGAGTCAATTGAAATTCCACCTCCACGACCGAAGCGGAAGCCGATTCATCCTTACCCTCGTAAACTAGTAGAGATGCCGAAGAATGAAATCTCCAACTTGGAACAGCCACTGATGTCTAATTCTCTCGCGTCGTTAGATTTTGGTCAAGAAAATAGCTCGCCCAAGTCGGTACTATCTGCAGTTGCTTCTGAGACCCTTGGTTTCTCGGATTCAGATACTCCAACCGGAAGTTTGTCGCCTGCCTCATCCATCAGTGCCGTCGAAACCAGAAGATTTCCACTTCTTGAGACCAAATCTTCATCATCTGAAGAAGATATGTCTCTGCAAATAGATGAACTGAATGCTGATTCAGCACATGATGAGCAACCTATAATG AAACCTGAGCCTTTCTTGAAAGAATGTGTCGTTACTAACGACGAAGCAACAGAAGAATCACCTTGTCGAACTCTCAAACTTTTTGGAGCAACTCTAGTAGTAAAAGATACATGTCAACCTTCATCTGCATCAACGGACACATCCAAGCCGATACTTGCTTTGCATCAGCAACTTCAGGGTGAAAGTTCTGATATTGGTGTTGCAACTGTTGTTCCTTGGTGGACTCTTTCCCACAGTTCAGCCGTTAACAAAGAACCAGAAGAGAAACATCAACATTCAAATCACGCAGAAtgtgaagataaagaaattcaaaaGGAAGGATCTTCTTGCGCTGGTTCTAATAACACTAGTTCAATCAATGATGGAGAAAGCAATGAAAGATCTGAAGATCAAGCCAAAAGTGATCATGTGCAGTACCTTGTTGGCCAAAGTGAAACAGTGAGACTTAGAACATTTGGGAGAGGGTTTGTGCCATATAAAAGATGCATGGCAGAAAGAGAAAGCCATAGTTCAACAGTAAGAGATGAGAGGAGGGAACATCAACGTATAAGGCTTTCTTTATAG